A part of Halobaculum sp. MBLA0143 genomic DNA contains:
- a CDS encoding PotD/PotF family extracellular solute-binding protein: MSETSVTDTHEPTSSRRRYLAAVGAAGVAATAGCAGSSGTTTINVLTWEEYADPEIRDRIESELDVSLEVTKSTSSSKMFSSWNSGQSEQYDIAIPNNNYVPKMMDADLAAPVETDVMSNYGDIYDRFDAFADTQFTDGNEMYGVPIRFGWYGYSYDSREISEDHEESYDMLFDEEYSGNIVMYNDHFKSMSATALYLGYQDAFEGSSITLSEDQLAEVKRTMIDQKEMLQGYIAADPTYIKQFKQGSFTIGQSGRNEIVEMWSNDNTWPRMATPKEGSLAWFEAAVVSADSENKTTAWEVVNEYIGAENGATLAKVGFSPSVNPSTQQNLSEEENEMFGSIDPSRLDGMIPFKAVENEEAWLTAWEEIKSA; this comes from the coding sequence ATGTCCGAGACAAGCGTTACCGACACGCACGAGCCGACGAGCAGCCGACGCCGGTATCTCGCGGCCGTCGGTGCCGCCGGGGTCGCGGCGACCGCCGGCTGCGCCGGCAGCAGCGGGACGACGACGATCAACGTTCTGACCTGGGAGGAGTACGCCGATCCGGAGATCAGAGACCGGATCGAGTCGGAGCTGGACGTGAGCCTGGAGGTCACGAAGTCGACGTCCTCCTCGAAGATGTTCTCCTCGTGGAACTCCGGCCAGTCGGAGCAGTACGACATCGCCATCCCGAACAACAACTACGTCCCGAAGATGATGGACGCCGACCTGGCCGCGCCCGTCGAAACGGACGTGATGTCGAACTACGGCGACATCTACGACCGGTTCGACGCGTTCGCCGACACGCAGTTCACCGACGGGAACGAGATGTACGGCGTCCCGATCCGGTTCGGCTGGTACGGCTACTCGTACGACTCCCGTGAGATCTCCGAGGACCACGAGGAGAGCTACGACATGCTGTTCGACGAGGAGTACAGCGGGAACATCGTCATGTACAACGACCACTTCAAGTCGATGTCGGCGACGGCGTTGTACCTGGGGTACCAGGACGCCTTCGAGGGGTCGTCGATCACGCTCTCGGAAGACCAGCTCGCAGAGGTGAAACGGACGATGATCGATCAGAAGGAGATGCTCCAAGGGTACATCGCCGCCGACCCGACGTACATCAAGCAGTTCAAGCAGGGGAGCTTCACGATCGGCCAGTCCGGTCGCAACGAGATCGTCGAGATGTGGTCGAACGACAACACGTGGCCGCGGATGGCGACGCCGAAAGAGGGGTCGTTGGCGTGGTTCGAGGCCGCGGTCGTCTCGGCCGACTCCGAGAACAAGACCACGGCCTGGGAGGTGGTCAACGAGTACATCGGCGCAGAGAACGGCGCGACTCTGGCGAAGGTCGGCTTCTCCCCGTCGGTCAACCCGTCGACACAACAGAACCTCTCGGAGGAGGAAAACGAGATGTTCGGCTCCATCGACCCGTCCCGGCTCGACGGGATGATCCCGTTCAAAGCCGTCGAGAACGAGGAGGCATGGCTCACCGCCTGGGAGGAGATCAAGTCCGCCTGA
- a CDS encoding pre-rRNA-processing protein PNO1 translates to MQHVKVPDDRVGVLIGEGGETMRRIENRAEVRLDIDSETGSVGIESVGDPVTGMVAPDIVRAIGRGFTPDAALSLLDHDLRRFDLVDLAAETRNKNDLRRQKGRLIGEDGRTRELMEELSGAEVVIKGSTLGVIGQPEEVETVRRAAGMILDGAPHGAVYSFLERKHNEIHGAPDLSPPSADEP, encoded by the coding sequence ATGCAACACGTGAAGGTTCCCGACGACCGAGTCGGCGTTCTCATCGGCGAGGGGGGTGAGACGATGCGACGGATCGAGAACCGGGCGGAGGTGCGTCTCGACATCGACTCCGAGACGGGCTCCGTCGGGATCGAGTCCGTGGGTGACCCCGTCACGGGGATGGTCGCTCCGGACATCGTTCGTGCGATCGGACGTGGGTTCACGCCGGACGCTGCGCTGTCGTTGTTGGATCACGATCTCCGACGCTTCGACCTGGTCGACCTCGCGGCCGAGACCCGCAACAAGAACGACCTCCGCCGCCAGAAGGGGCGGCTGATCGGCGAGGACGGCCGCACCCGCGAGCTGATGGAGGAACTGTCGGGCGCCGAGGTCGTCATCAAGGGGTCCACACTGGGCGTCATCGGCCAGCCGGAGGAGGTAGAGACCGTCCGCCGTGCCGCCGGGATGATCTTAGACGGCGCTCCCCACGGCGCGGTGTACTCGTTCCTCGAACGGAAACACAACGAGATCCACGGTGCGCCGGACCTGTCGCCGCCGAGTGCCGACGAGCCGTAG
- a CDS encoding ABC transporter permease — translation MATDVDTGEPTDEHVGQTGTAGAGRLLDHGRREWLYSRLLYLVAGLLLVFLWVPLAVMIFLSFARNASTLFPFEGFTLQHYTATFADAGLMRALFNSAQVATLSASIATVLGVLASLALARREFRLEQLFRTFGIVPMIVPGVVFGMAMLIYFRTLLSALPVVGDLFVPGFLTLVLTHSVYGFPFVLLLVSARLYTFDESLEEAARDLGAGPLETFRDVTLPVVAPAVGAGFLFAWIRSFEDFIRAFFVKGTMDVLTTSMFSMIKYGAAPKMNAISSFVVFVVACVLAVAMNLGNVTDYVAGGPEE, via the coding sequence GTGGCGACAGACGTCGACACCGGTGAGCCGACGGACGAACACGTCGGCCAGACCGGGACCGCCGGCGCGGGGAGACTGCTCGACCACGGCCGCCGCGAGTGGCTCTACAGCCGCCTGTTGTACCTCGTCGCCGGGCTCCTGTTGGTGTTTCTGTGGGTCCCGTTGGCGGTGATGATCTTCCTCTCGTTCGCGCGCAACGCCAGCACGCTGTTCCCGTTCGAGGGGTTCACCCTCCAACACTACACCGCGACGTTCGCCGACGCGGGGCTGATGCGTGCGTTGTTCAACAGTGCCCAGGTGGCGACCCTGTCGGCGAGTATCGCCACCGTGCTCGGTGTGTTGGCGTCACTCGCGTTGGCACGCCGGGAGTTCCGGCTCGAGCAACTGTTCCGCACGTTCGGTATCGTCCCGATGATCGTTCCGGGCGTGGTGTTCGGGATGGCGATGCTGATCTACTTCCGAACGCTGCTGTCCGCGCTGCCGGTCGTCGGCGACCTGTTCGTCCCCGGGTTCCTCACGCTGGTGTTGACCCACTCGGTCTACGGGTTCCCGTTCGTGTTGTTGCTCGTCTCCGCACGACTGTACACGTTCGACGAGTCGTTGGAGGAGGCGGCCCGCGATCTGGGTGCCGGCCCGTTGGAGACGTTCCGCGACGTGACGCTGCCGGTGGTCGCGCCGGCGGTCGGTGCTGGCTTCCTGTTCGCCTGGATTCGGTCGTTCGAGGACTTCATCCGGGCGTTCTTCGTCAAGGGGACGATGGACGTGTTGACGACGTCGATGTTCTCGATGATCAAGTACGGGGCCGCCCCGAAGATGAACGCCATCTCCTCGTTCGTCGTGTTCGTCGTCGCCTGTGTGCTCGCGGTCGCGATGAACCTCGGCAACGTCACCGACTACGTCGCTGGCGGCCCGGAGGAGTAG
- a CDS encoding ABC transporter permease translates to MVTVSFVSVDDSYDIVWQASLGNYSQLFAGQGAFWESSFFESLVLSYGIAAVTTVLCLVLAFPLAYLLARKGGRLFKIVVFLVLLPFFTMYLVRAYSWLLMFGPSGVLNDALLRAGVVSEPLAIFDFGVPAIVVGLTHAYFPYMLLSLYASLDGIDFSLVEAARDLGASRVEVLTDVILPLSLPGIISGSLFVFVPALGAFVTPRFLGQGKVLMIGQLIEERINSLYAIGYGSAASMFIVVTIVAAFAVAFRYVSVDELGGV, encoded by the coding sequence ATGGTGACCGTGAGCTTCGTGAGCGTCGACGACAGCTACGACATCGTCTGGCAGGCGTCACTGGGGAACTACAGCCAGCTGTTCGCGGGACAGGGTGCGTTCTGGGAGAGCTCCTTCTTCGAGTCGCTGGTGTTGTCGTACGGTATCGCGGCCGTGACGACAGTGCTGTGTCTCGTGTTGGCGTTCCCGTTGGCGTACCTGTTGGCACGGAAGGGCGGTCGACTGTTCAAGATCGTCGTCTTCCTGGTGTTGTTGCCGTTCTTCACGATGTACCTGGTGCGGGCGTACTCGTGGCTGTTGATGTTCGGTCCCAGTGGCGTGTTGAACGACGCGCTCCTCCGGGCGGGAGTCGTCTCGGAGCCGCTGGCGATCTTCGACTTCGGTGTGCCCGCGATCGTCGTCGGCCTCACGCACGCCTACTTCCCGTACATGTTGTTGTCGCTGTACGCCAGTCTCGACGGGATCGACTTCTCGCTCGTCGAGGCAGCCCGCGACCTGGGTGCGTCTCGGGTGGAGGTGTTGACGGACGTGATCCTCCCGTTGTCGCTGCCGGGGATCATCAGCGGCAGCCTGTTCGTGTTCGTCCCGGCGCTGGGGGCGTTCGTCACGCCGCGGTTCCTCGGACAGGGGAAGGTGTTGATGATCGGCCAACTGATCGAGGAACGGATCAACTCACTGTACGCCATCGGCTACGGGAGCGCGGCGTCGATGTTCATCGTCGTGACCATCGTCGCCGCCTTCGCCGTGGCGTTCCGGTACGTGAGCGTCGACGAACTGGGGGGTGTCTGA